GATCACGGCCACGGAAGACCGCTCCCACCCCACCGTCAACGGCCTGCTTGATCCGCACCTGGCCAGACGGGTTTTCCCCGTCGGTCGCCTGGACAAGGACACCGAAGGCCTTCTGCTCCTCACGGACGACGGCAAATTGGCCCATGGCATTCTTTCGCCGCGGCGGAAAGTGGAGAAGGAGTACATCGCCGTGATCGACGGGCCGATCGGCGAAGCCGAAAAATTGGCCTTCGAACAAGGGCTGGTGCTCGACGACGGCACCCTGACGAAACCGGCCAAGCTCAAGGTTCTGGAAGACGGGGCCCATCCGCGCGTCGCCGTGACCCTGATCGAAGGGAAATACCATCAGGTCAAGCGCATGTTTGCCACCCTTGGCCGGCGCGTGCTGCACCTCAAGCGCATCCGCATCGGCCCGCTTGTCCTGGATGAGGCCCTCTCGCCCGGCGATTATCGGCCGCTCACCCCCGACGAAGAGGCCGCCTTGCTGGCCTTGCGTTCCGCATCCGCTCGGGAATGAGCAACACGTATGGGGCGGATCCTAATGGCACAGCAACGGTAAGGAGGTGCGCGCCTTGCGCAAACCCCAAGACCCGCAAACGCCGATGCGCCAGCGGAAACACCCGCCCACCATCGCCCCCGGCATGGAAAACGACGAACTGGACCGACCGGCCACCGAGGAAGAAAAACGGCGCGGCGACGTGACGCGGGTGACGGAACTGTTTCTCGATCGCGCCGATTAACCCCGGCGCAGCCGGCGGAAAAAGTCGCGCAACAGCTGCGCGCATTCCTCGGCCAACACCCCGGACGTTACCGCCACCCGGTGGTTGAAGCGCGGCTCGTCCAGCAGGTTCATCAACGTACCGGCACAACCGGCCTTGGGATCGGGCGCGCCATACACCACCCGCTCGAGGCGCGCCTGCACGATGGCCCCGGCGCACATCGGGCACGGTTCCAGGGTAACGTAGAGCGTGCACCCGATGAGCCGCCAACCGCCGAGGCGCGCCGCCGCCTCGCGGATGGCCACCATCTCCGCATGCAGGGTCGGATCCTTGCCGGTCTCGCGCAGGTTGTGGCCGCGCCCGACGATTTCCCCGTTTCGCACGATGACCGCCCCAATCGGCACCTCACCGAGGGCCTCGGCTTTGCGCGCCTCGGCGAGCGCCTCGCGCATAAACCCGCGATCCTGTTCGTCCCGGTCCGTCGCCCGCATCGTCACCGCCCAACACCCCCGCAACCCTTGCGCGCGACCCTCGCCTTCGCGCGCGTTTTTGTTTTGCCAACCGATCAAGCGCAAGATTTGCCCGGCGGTTTCCCCTTTCGTCCATCCAACGCGAACCGCACAAAAAAGACGGCCGTTCCCCGGCCGTTTCCCCGCAATCGGCTATGTACGTCGTGATCAGATAAGACTGGCGGGCCCGAGAGGACTCGAACCTCCGACACGCGGTTTAGGAAACCGCTGCTCTATCCATCTGAGCTACGGGCCCTTGGTGGCGGAGAGGGTGGGATTCGAACCCACGCGCGCCCCGAGGGCGCCTGGCGGTTTTCAAGACCGCTCCCTTCAGCCACTTGGGTACCTCTCCGCAAGATCTCCCTCGTGTATATCATACGACGGCGGCCGGCAAAACGCAACCGGCCGCCAAAAGCTGCCGCCTCCGCCTCAACCGGCCGGCGGCGCAATCACCTCGACGCCGCCCATGTACGGGCGCAGCGCCTCGGGGATGACCACGCTGCCGTCCGCCTGCTGGTAGTTTTCCAGAATGGCCGCCACCGTTCGCCCGACAGCCAGCCCTGAGCCGTTGAGGGTGTGCACAAACTCCGGCTTGGCCTTCGGCGTACGGCGGAAGCGAATGCTCGCCCGGCGCGCCTGGAAATCCTCGAAATTGCTGCAGGAAGAGATTTCCCGGTAGGTGCCGAAGGAGGGCAGCCACACCTCGAGGTCATAGGTCTTGGCCGCGGCAAAGCCGAGGTCGCCGGCGCACAGTGCCACGACGCGGTAGGGCAACCCGAGGCGCTGGAGCACCGCCTCCGCATGCGCAGTAAGCGCCTCCAGGGCCTCGTAGGAGTCTTCGGGCTTCACCAGCTGCACCAGCTCCACCTTGTTGAACTGGTGCAGGCGGATGAGCCCGCGCGTGTCGCGGCCGGCCGCCCCGGCTTCGGCGCGGAAGCAGGCGCTGTAGGCGACGTATTTCTTTGGCAGGTCATCCGGGTCTAGAATCTCCTCGCGGTGCAGGTTCGTCACCGGCACCTCGGCCGTCGGAATGAGGAAGTAGTCGTGATCGGCGACGCGGAAGGCATCCTCCTCGAATTTGGGCAACTGGCCGGTTCCGATCATGCTGTGGCGGTGGACGAGAAAGGGCGGGAAGATCTCTTCATAGCCGAACTCGCGCACGTGCAGGTCGATCATAAAGTTGATCAGCGCCCGTTCCAACCGCGCCCCGAGTCCCTTGTAGAACACAAACCGGCTGCCCGTCACCTTTGCCGCCGCCTCGAAATCGAGGATGCCCAGGCGCTCCGCCAGTTCCCAATGGGGCTTCGGATCGAACGCAAACGCCGGGGGCTCGCCCCATCGGCGCACTTCGACGTTGTCGGCATCCGAAGCCCCGTCGGGCACCGTCTCGTGCGGCACGTTGGGAATCGACAAGAGCAGGTCGTCGATCTCCGCCTCCAGTTGGCGGATGCGCTCGTCCAGCTCCTTGATCCGATCGGACACCTGGCGCATCTCGGCAATGCGCGCTTCGGCGTCTTCCCCGGCGCGCTTGAGGCGGGCAATTTCCTGGGAAACCTCGTTGCGCCGGTGTTTCAGCTGGTCACTTTCCGCCACCAAGGCGCGCCAGGCAGCGTCGAGCTCGACGAACCGGTCAAGTTCTGCCGGGACGGCGCCGCGCCGCGCCAACGCGCGCTTGACGCCGTCCAAATCGCGGCGCAGACGTTTCACATCCAGCATTGAGACCCCTCCTTTGCTGCTGCCCGCTCGAAACGAAAACTCCCGCCCCGGTCTGGGACGGGAGACCCGACATGCGCGCCGCCCTTACGCAGATTCTTTCACCATTTGCAGGAAATATGCGTGCACGCGTTCGTCGTCCGTCAGTTCCGGGTGGAAGGCCGTGGCGAGCAGGTGGCCTTGCCGCACCGCCACAATCTTGTCCTGAAACTTGGACAGCACGTCCACGTCTTCGCCGACCTCCCGAATGTACGGCGCCCGGATGAAGATGGCCCGGAATCGGTCCGCCACGCCCGCCACGGGCAGATCCGTCTCGAAGCTCTCCCGTTGCCGACCGAACGCATTGCGCTCCACGGTGATGTCCATGAGGCCCAAATAGGTCTCGTCTTGGCCAGCGATGCGCTTGGCCAGCACGATCAACCCGGCGCAGGTCCCAAAAATGGGCTTGCCCCGCGCGGAAAGCTCGCGCACCGCCTCGTCAATGGCGTATCGCTTCATCAACCGGCCGATGGTCGTGCTTTCGCCGCCGGGAATGACCAATCCGTCCAAAGCGGAAATTTCTTCGGCGCGCTTGACCGGAATGGCGCGCGCTCCCGCCTTCTCGAGCATCCGAATGTGTTCCGCAACCGCCCCTTGCAGCGCCAACACACCGATGTTCATAACCGCATCCCTACCATCCGCGCTCTTGCAAACGCTGGCCTTCGCCGAGGGTGGCGATGTCGATGCCCTTCATCGCGCCGCCCAGCCCTTTCATGAGATAGGCCAGCCGCTCGTAGTCGTCGTAGTGGGCCGTCGCCTCAACGATAGCGCGCGCATACTTCTCGGGATTCTCCGACTTGAAGATGCCCGACCCGACGAACACGCCGTCGGCGCCCAGGTACATCATCAGCGCCGCGTCGGCCGGCGTGGCCACGCCGCCTGCGGCAAAGTTGACCACCGGCAGGCGCCCGTGTTCGTGGACGTACTTCAACAGCTCATACGGCGCCCCCAAGGCCTTGGCCTCGGCCATCAGCTCATCCGGGGACATGTTCTGCACCTTGCGGATCTGCGCCTGCATCGTCCGCATGTGGCGCACCGCCTCGACGATGTTCCCCGTGCCCGCCTCGCCCTTGGTGCGGATCATCGAAGCGCCCTCACCGATGCGGCGCAGGGCTTCGCCGAGGTCGCGCGCCCCGCAAACGAAGGGCACGGTAAACTCGTGCTTGTTGATGTGGAACCGATCGTCAGCCGGCGTCAGCACTTCGCTCTCGTCGATGTAGTCGACGCCGAGGGCCTCGAGAATTTTCGCCTCCACGTAATGTCCGATGCGGCACTTGGCCATCACCGGGATGGAAACGGCGTTCATCACCTCTTCGATGACCCGCGGGTCGGCCATCCGCGCCACGCCGCCCGCCGCGCGAATATCCGCCGGCACGCGCTCGAGGGCCATGACGGCCACCGCGCCGGCCGCTTCGGCGATCTTCGCCTGCTCCGCGTTGGTGACGTCCATGATGACGCCGCCCTTTTGCATCTCCGCCATGCCACGCTTGACGCGCGTGGTACCCACTTCGACCATGGCTCGCTCCCCCTAACTCCTCAAATGTGGTCCGATTCCCGGTACGTCGAATCCTTAAGCCAATCTCGTCATTATCGACATTTTACCCAACGGAAGAAACAAAGGCAACCCACCGAGTCGGATATGTCCCGCGCCGGGTTTACCCGTCTCCCCGCTCCCGGCGGGGCCAGTTGCGCAAAAACGCGCGAAACATGAAGAACCCCCCCACGGCAAGCAGGAGAAACACGATCGACGGGACGATCACCAGCGCCCATTGCATGCCGTGCGACATGGCCCTCACCTCAGAACGCGCCCGTGATGGCCTCCACCATGCCGGAGAACAGGCGAACAACGGCGTTTTTCGCGCCGCGGAAGAAGAGGCGGAGCCAGCTGGCTTCCTCCACGTCTTCTTGGGCAATCAGCTTCACCGCGCCCGCATCCGGCGTCAGGTACTCGTCGCCGCCCGCATCGCTCACCGCTTTGATCGTGCCAACGGCTTGTCCCTGCTTGACCGGGGCGACCACCTCGGATACGCGCACCTGGGGCGCCGGCGCGCGCTCCTCCCCTTTGCGCACGACGGCCACCACATCGCGCTCGGGAACGACCGGCACCTCCAGGTCGACGCCCTTGGCCACCGGCGCCGTTTCATGTCCTTTCACCGGCTCTTTCCCCTTGAAGACGGTTTTGACCTCAAACTGGCTGAACCCGTAATCGAACAGCTTCGCCGTCTCCTGGAACCGCGCCAGCTCGGAGCTCGCCCCCATCACCACGCTGATGAGGCGCATGCCGTTGCGCTGGGCGGTGCCGGTAAAGCAATATTTGGCCTCGGCCGTGTGCCCCGTCTTCAGCCCATCCACACCCGGATACTGGGCCACCAGGCCGGGCAACATCCAGTTCCAGTTGGGCATCTGAATCGGATTGGCTTCCCCTTCCCGGAAAACCGCCTTGGGGATGCTGGAAAACTCCAGCACTTCCGGATGGTCAAGAAGCAGCCGGCGGGCGAGGATGGCCGCGTCACGCGCCGACATGACGTGTTCTCCCGTAACCGGTGGGCGATATTGTTCGGGAATGTCCTTCGCCGGGAAGCCCGTGCTCGTAACAAAGTGGGTGTGGGTCATGCCCAGTTCCTTGGCCTTCTTGTTCATTTGCTCGACGAACGCCGCCTCGGAACCGGCCACATGCTTGGCCAACATCACCGTGGCGTCATTGGCCGAGTAGACGGCCATCGCCGTGTACAGCTCGCGGACGGTGCGCACTTCCCCAAGATTCAAAAAGACGCGCGAACCGCCGTGGCGTCCCATCCAAAATCCGTACTCGTCGGTGGTCACCCGGTCATCCCACGAAATCTTGCCCTGCTTGATCGCCTCCAGCACGAGGTATTCGGTCATCATCTTCGTCATGCTCGCGGGAGGAAGCGGGAGGTTTTCATTGTATTTGTAGAGGATTTTCCCCGTTTCCGCTTCGATAAGAATCGCCGACTTGACGGCGAGCTGCAAATTGGGCTGGGCGTGCGCCGTTTGCCCTATCCCCCCGACCGCCATCGCAAAGGCGAGAAGAAGGGTCAGCACGGCCTGCACCCCGCGCAACCGCCATCGTGTTTGCGCCATCTTCACGCACCTCCCACGCGATTTCGCACATCCCCCATTGTACCATACCCGCGCGGGAGCATGCGCCGCCATCTTGTCCCGCGAGCGGTGTAAAAAAGCGACAGGGTTCTCCCCTGTCGCGCAGCGGTTCAAAGCGAGTAGTTGGGCGCCTCCTTCGTGATCTGCACGTCGTGCGGATGGCTTTCGCGCAGGCCCGCGTTGGTGATGCGCACAAAGCGCGTTTTCGTTTTCAGTTCCTCAATCGTCCGGCAGCCGGTATACCCCATTCCCGCGCGCAAGCCGCCGATCAGCTGGTACACCACCTCGTGCAGGGGCCCCTTGTACGGCACGCGTCCCTCGATGCCCTCGGGAACCAGCTTCTGCTCGTTCTCCTGGAAGTAGCGGTCCTTGCTGCCCGCCTTCATCGCCCCAATGGACCCCATGCCGCGGTACACCTTAAACCGGCGGCCCTGGTAAATTTCAAATTCGCCCGGGCTCTCGTCGGTTCCCGCAAACAAGCTGCCGATCATCACCGCGTCGGCGCCGGCGGCGATGGCCTTGACGATGTCCCCCGAGTACTTGATGCCGCCATCGGCAATGATCGCCACGCCGTACTGCCGTGCCACTGTCGCGCAGTCGTAGATGGCCGTGATTTGCGGCACGCCGATCCCGGCGACGACCCGCGTCGTGCAGATCGATCCCGGGCCGATGCCCACTTTCACCGCCGTGGCGCCCGCCTCGATGAGATCGCGCGTCGCCTCCCCGGTGGCCACGTTCCCGGCGATGATGTCCAGATCGGGGAAGCGTTTGCGCAAAGCCTTCACCGTCTCGATGACGCCCTTGGAGTGCCCGTGGGCCGTGTCGACGACGAGCACGTCGACACCGGCGGCCACGAGGGCTTCCGCCCGCTCCATCGTGTCCCGGGACACGCCGACGGCCGCACCCACAACAAGGCGCCCTTGCGCATCCTTGGCCGCGTTGGGATACTGCCGGGCCTTTTCGATGTCTTTAATGGTGATGAGGCCTTTGAGAACGAAGTTTTCGTCGACGAGGGGCAGCTTTTCGATCTTGTGCTTCTGCAGGATGGCCTCCGCTTCTTTCAGCGTCGTGCCCACCGGCGCCGTCACGAGGTTCTCCTTCGTCATTACCTCGCGGATCGGCGTGGAATAGTCGCGGACAAACCGCAGATCGCGGTTGGTGATGATGCCGACAAGGCGCTTGTTCTCGTCGACGATCGGCACGCCGGAGATCCGGTACTTGGCCATCAACGCCTCGGCGTCGTAAACCTTGTGGTCCGGTGTCAGGTAAAACGGGTTGGTGATGACACCGCTTTCTGAGCGCTTCACTTTGTCCACTTCTTCGGCTTGCTCTTCGATGGACATGTTCTTGTGAATGACGCCAAGGCCGCCTTCCCGCGCCATGGCGATGGCCATCGGCGCCTCCGTCACCGTGTCCATCGCCGCACTCAAGAGCGGGATGTTCAGCTTCAGCTTGTCGCTGAGGCGCGTCGAGACGTCGGCGTCGCGCGGCAAAATCTCCGATTTCATCGGCACGACCAGCACATCGTCAAAGGTTAACGCTTCTTTCCCGAACTTTTCTTCCCACACGGCGATTCCCACCTTTGTCCGGCGGTGTAAAGGATCGCATGGTTTGCTCCGGTTTGGCGCAATGATATTACCGCAAGCGATTACCGCAAGTGTACCAAAGGGGACATACCCTGTCAAGCAAAACTCGACAAACGTTCGGGAATTGCTGTTAATCCCAGGTTTTGAAAAGGAGGGCTCGCGTGCGCATCAAGCGAATTGTATGCGAAAATCCGCACGAAACCATGTGGGCGGCGTACGTCTGGTTTGAAAGCGAGCCCATCGTGCAAGATTTTTTGCAACAGAAATACGAACAAAATGGCATAGAAAACGCCAAAACGTACGCCTTTCAGAATACAGAGCGCTTTCTTTTTGCCATCAAACAAGCGCGGGAATACTATCGCACGGCGGGGCAAAGCGACCTCCTCGTCAAGCCGCTGCTCTTGTACTACGGCATGGTCTCCTTGATCAAGGCCGTGCTCATCGCCACCGATCCCGCGTACCCGCGCAATGTCCGCGTCCTGCAGCACGGCTTGTCCACGCGGCGGCGCAAGACCCGTCAGTATCGGTTTTTCGACGATCTGTGCCAGCCGCAGCGCGAGGGGCTGTTTCCGCTGTTTGCCGCCGCCTGCGGCGCACCGGATGAGGCGCGGATGGCGGAGCAAACCGCGCGCCGCCTGCTGGCCCTCATTCCGGATCTTCGCCACAGCTACATGCGGCTGGTTGGCACCCCCTCCTGTTTGCCGTTAACCGTGCGCCGTGTCGGAAACGGCGTGGCCGTCGACGTGCCCGGAGCGGTCCTCGACATCTGGCACGTCACCGCTTCCCG
This window of the Calditerricola satsumensis genome carries:
- the serS gene encoding serine--tRNA ligase; this translates as MLDVKRLRRDLDGVKRALARRGAVPAELDRFVELDAAWRALVAESDQLKHRRNEVSQEIARLKRAGEDAEARIAEMRQVSDRIKELDERIRQLEAEIDDLLLSIPNVPHETVPDGASDADNVEVRRWGEPPAFAFDPKPHWELAERLGILDFEAAAKVTGSRFVFYKGLGARLERALINFMIDLHVREFGYEEIFPPFLVHRHSMIGTGQLPKFEEDAFRVADHDYFLIPTAEVPVTNLHREEILDPDDLPKKYVAYSACFRAEAGAAGRDTRGLIRLHQFNKVELVQLVKPEDSYEALEALTAHAEAVLQRLGLPYRVVALCAGDLGFAAAKTYDLEVWLPSFGTYREISSCSNFEDFQARRASIRFRRTPKAKPEFVHTLNGSGLAVGRTVAAILENYQQADGSVVIPEALRPYMGGVEVIAPPAG
- the tadA gene encoding tRNA adenosine(34) deaminase TadA; the encoded protein is MRATDRDEQDRGFMREALAEARKAEALGEVPIGAVIVRNGEIVGRGHNLRETGKDPTLHAEMVAIREAAARLGGWRLIGCTLYVTLEPCPMCAGAIVQARLERVVYGAPDPKAGCAGTLMNLLDEPRFNHRVAVTSGVLAEECAQLLRDFFRRLRRG
- a CDS encoding YaaC family protein; its protein translation is MRIKRIVCENPHETMWAAYVWFESEPIVQDFLQQKYEQNGIENAKTYAFQNTERFLFAIKQAREYYRTAGQSDLLVKPLLLYYGMVSLIKAVLIATDPAYPRNVRVLQHGLSTRRRKTRQYRFFDDLCQPQREGLFPLFAAACGAPDEARMAEQTARRLLALIPDLRHSYMRLVGTPSCLPLTVRRVGNGVAVDVPGAVLDIWHVTASRFVDLLNQHRVGEGAFSLRPSAARPSTVPLEWHSPTLDATDDEDSPIDFENRLVRYDAQGQPYLVLERKSSHLLPEACAHACLMYMLGILCRYEPELWGQYAQGFAAAETALIGDFLRCSQRKFPNLILNLLNGFPLVFTIG
- a CDS encoding DUF2621 family protein, giving the protein MSHGMQWALVIVPSIVFLLLAVGGFFMFRAFLRNWPRRERGDG
- the guaB gene encoding IMP dehydrogenase; the protein is MWEEKFGKEALTFDDVLVVPMKSEILPRDADVSTRLSDKLKLNIPLLSAAMDTVTEAPMAIAMAREGGLGVIHKNMSIEEQAEEVDKVKRSESGVITNPFYLTPDHKVYDAEALMAKYRISGVPIVDENKRLVGIITNRDLRFVRDYSTPIREVMTKENLVTAPVGTTLKEAEAILQKHKIEKLPLVDENFVLKGLITIKDIEKARQYPNAAKDAQGRLVVGAAVGVSRDTMERAEALVAAGVDVLVVDTAHGHSKGVIETVKALRKRFPDLDIIAGNVATGEATRDLIEAGATAVKVGIGPGSICTTRVVAGIGVPQITAIYDCATVARQYGVAIIADGGIKYSGDIVKAIAAGADAVMIGSLFAGTDESPGEFEIYQGRRFKVYRGMGSIGAMKAGSKDRYFQENEQKLVPEGIEGRVPYKGPLHEVVYQLIGGLRAGMGYTGCRTIEELKTKTRFVRITNAGLRESHPHDVQITKEAPNYSL
- the pdxT gene encoding pyridoxal 5'-phosphate synthase glutaminase subunit PdxT, which encodes MNIGVLALQGAVAEHIRMLEKAGARAIPVKRAEEISALDGLVIPGGESTTIGRLMKRYAIDEAVRELSARGKPIFGTCAGLIVLAKRIAGQDETYLGLMDITVERNAFGRQRESFETDLPVAGVADRFRAIFIRAPYIREVGEDVDVLSKFQDKIVAVRQGHLLATAFHPELTDDERVHAYFLQMVKESA
- the pdxS gene encoding pyridoxal 5'-phosphate synthase lyase subunit PdxS, with translation MVEVGTTRVKRGMAEMQKGGVIMDVTNAEQAKIAEAAGAVAVMALERVPADIRAAGGVARMADPRVIEEVMNAVSIPVMAKCRIGHYVEAKILEALGVDYIDESEVLTPADDRFHINKHEFTVPFVCGARDLGEALRRIGEGASMIRTKGEAGTGNIVEAVRHMRTMQAQIRKVQNMSPDELMAEAKALGAPYELLKYVHEHGRLPVVNFAAGGVATPADAALMMYLGADGVFVGSGIFKSENPEKYARAIVEATAHYDDYERLAYLMKGLGGAMKGIDIATLGEGQRLQERGW
- a CDS encoding pseudouridine synthase, which translates into the protein MAKARLDKILAASGFGTRKEVKKLIKEGLVTVDGEPAHDPGMHVDPDTQFIAVAGQDVEYRKHLYLMMNKPPGVITATEDRSHPTVNGLLDPHLARRVFPVGRLDKDTEGLLLLTDDGKLAHGILSPRRKVEKEYIAVIDGPIGEAEKLAFEQGLVLDDGTLTKPAKLKVLEDGAHPRVAVTLIEGKYHQVKRMFATLGRRVLHLKRIRIGPLVLDEALSPGDYRPLTPDEEAALLALRSASARE
- a CDS encoding D-alanyl-D-alanine carboxypeptidase family protein; this encodes MAQTRWRLRGVQAVLTLLLAFAMAVGGIGQTAHAQPNLQLAVKSAILIEAETGKILYKYNENLPLPPASMTKMMTEYLVLEAIKQGKISWDDRVTTDEYGFWMGRHGGSRVFLNLGEVRTVRELYTAMAVYSANDATVMLAKHVAGSEAAFVEQMNKKAKELGMTHTHFVTSTGFPAKDIPEQYRPPVTGEHVMSARDAAILARRLLLDHPEVLEFSSIPKAVFREGEANPIQMPNWNWMLPGLVAQYPGVDGLKTGHTAEAKYCFTGTAQRNGMRLISVVMGASSELARFQETAKLFDYGFSQFEVKTVFKGKEPVKGHETAPVAKGVDLEVPVVPERDVVAVVRKGEERAPAPQVRVSEVVAPVKQGQAVGTIKAVSDAGGDEYLTPDAGAVKLIAQEDVEEASWLRLFFRGAKNAVVRLFSGMVEAITGAF